The DNA window TCCGCCGTCGGCGAGGCACTTCACCACGATGTCGCGGTCCGTGAGCATGCCCTTCAGCCGGCCGTCCTCCCCGCAGATCGGAAGGGCTCCCACGTCGAGATCACGAAGAAGCCGTGCCGCCTCGACGAGGGAGTCCTTCTCGCCGACGCAGCGCGGGTCGGGCGTCATCAGGTCACGGGCAGAAGTCATTTCACTCACCTTTCGTCGGGGGTCGATGTGCCCCGCACGATACGTGCCGGTCCCCGTGGTCGGTGACGGGGGTTGACATCCGACGAGCTGCGCGGCGGCGGATCTGAAGCAGGCCGGACAGAATGACAAGGACGCGCGACCTGAGGAACAGATGACAAGGGAGGTGGATCACGTGCTGGGTGGATATCCGATCGATGTGATCTTGCTGGTGAAGGATCTGGACCGAGCCCGAAAGTTCTACAGCGAAGGCTTGGAACTGGCTCTCATCGAGGGGAACGACACGACCTTGTCGTTCCGCTGCGGCGGGACCCGGCTGAAGCTGTCACTCAGCACCACAGGTACGAAGGACGAACAGACGCAGGCCTCGTGGCGAGTGGATGACGTTCGTGCCGCCGTCGCCTGGTTGCGCTCGCGGGGCATCGAGCCGCAGGAGTATGACACCGACGAGATCAAGACGACCGACGGGGTCGCAGATGCAGGGGACGCGTGGGTTGCCTGGATCATGGATCCCGATGCGAACGTGCTCGGAATCGAACAGAAGAAGCCGTCGAACGCGTGATCGCGGCACCGTCGGGCCGGCGGCTTCCCACCTGCGAAAGTGACACCTCGACCCGTTTCGTCGAAGTGCCGCTGCCGGCTCGTTGAGCCGGCAGCGGCATGGAGTGTGAGAGGACCGTCTCCGGTTCGGGGCTGCCCGTGCGCCGCTGACCTAGCGGTTCTTCACCCGGGTCACCGCGTCGGTGTTCTCGGAGCGGCTGCTCGCGGCCTTCTTATCGGCCTTCGCGGTGCGCTTCTCTTTGAGAGTCTTGCTCGGCGCCGTCTTGCCGCCTTCTTTGCGTGTGGACTTCTCACCCATGGTCGTGCTCCTCTGAGAGCCACGGTGACCCTGTGGGCCTGACGCTACACGTCGGCCGCCGCCGAACCGCCCATGTGATCGAATTCATACCTGCCGCCCTCGCAGGGACAGGGCATTGCTCCGATGAAGTGACCCCTCCCACTGCCTGATCCTGCGGGCGGCAAAAAAGGGGTTTGTCATCGGAGGCGGGCCAGAGTTTCGATCAGGTATGCACCGAATCACGTATGCCGGCAGTTCGATATTGACGGGCTCAGAGATCGCTCACGCTCTCCTTGCCTACGCCCAAGCACTCGCCGTCGCCGACACGTCGGCGACCATCGAGATCCCGACCGTCGAGGACGATGGCAGCATCGGAAAGTCGGAGCTGCTGGTCGGGCCCGCGAGTCAATTGATCGCTGACGCTGAGGATTCCTCGGCGGAGGAGTTGGTGGACGACTCCCTCGTCGGATCGCTCCGCGCAAAGGCCCGAGACCTACGAGCCCACGGCGCGTCGTCGTCGATTGCCCAGACGGTGTCCGCCGAGGACTTCGGCGCGAGCGGGGACGCATCCGCCTGGGACGACTATCGCGACTGAAGGCAGACGCTGGGGGGGCTGATCGTGGTCGATCGCCGGCACGTGTGGCCGACGTGTCGGCACATGACTGGTGGACTCGCGTCGACGTCCACGAAAAGGGCCCGAGACCCGCGTCTTCACGCGGCTCTCGGGCCCCTTCCTGGTGACAGTGGTTTGTGGAGATGGGGGGAATCGAACCCCCGTCCATCACTGGGTCTCTGCGTTTTCTCCGGGCGCAGCCTGTGAAAGCGTTCTGCTCGGCTCCGACATTTGCCACAGGCATCCAAGTCGACAAGCCCAGTCTGGGAAGAGTCCCGCGTGACGTCCAGACGCCGTCACGCAGCAAGTCCCCTAGATGACGCCGGAATCCGTAGCGGGAACACCTACGGTCCGACGGAGTTCAGGCTCGCTTATGCAGCGAGGGCGAACTCAGTGCGCTTAGCATTGGCACTTATTGTTTTGCAGAGATCGTTAACGAGATAACCCTGCATCCTCGGCCCGCTTCTCGCAGATTCGCAGGTGATGTCGAAACCGATCATCCCCGTGAGCCTTCTGGCGAAGGAGCCACTGTCACGCTGTGGAGTTGTCGTTCGGAGGAGTTACTCCGAGCACATCAGGATACAACGGATCGCGGCCTGAAGGAATTCCGCCGTCGCTCGACCCGTCCCGTACCGCGTCCAGCCGCCCTCCCCCGACCACACGCGACCTAGATCCCTGGCGCCTCCCCCGCGGCATCCGCAAGAGTGCAACTGATCGCGTCGTCGACCGCACACGGCGGCGCCCCCGAGGAGTCACCATGGCCGCGCATCCGTCTTCCGCCTCCGCCGCCTCGTATGCTCTCACCCGCGGACGGCCGGTGCGGCGGGCCGCCACCGTGCTCGCCCTCATGGTCTCGGCAACCCTCATGACGTCATGCTTCGGCGGCACCGCCGAGACCGGCGTGCAGAGCGGTGTGCCCGCGACGAGCGATCTGCCCGATGCCGCCGTGCAGGTGATGGAGAAGCCGGAGTACGTGAACGCCGCCTGGCACATCTCGGTCTCCGACCTCGAGACCGGCAGCACCCTGATCGATCTCGCCGGCGACGTCATGGCCGAACCCGCGTCGTTCACCAAGAGCTACAGCGTGGGAGCCGCCTGGCTGCGGTGGGGGCCGGACCACACCGTCACCACACCGGTCAAGCGCACCGGCGAGGTCACCGGGGGCGTGCTGGCCGGCGACCTCGTGCTCGTCGGCAAGGGCGACCTGACCTTGGGCGGTCGCACGAAGGCCGACGGCACCGTTGACTTCGCAAACTTCGACCACAACGACGCCAACCCCGTCCCCGGGGCGACGCTGACGCCGGAGGATCCGCTCACCGGCCTCGACGATCTCGCGGCGCAGGTGAGGGCATCGGGCATCACCTCGGTCACCGGTGGCGTCACCGTCGACGACCGGCTGTTCCAGGGTCAACTCGCCGGCGAGCCGATCACGCCGATCATCGTCAACCAGAACATCCTCGACGTGCTCATCACACCGGGACAGCCCGGAGCGCCGGCCACGGTGGAACTGACGCCCGCCGTCGCCCCGTGGCAGATCGTCAGCAACGTCACGACCGTCGCCGCCGGTGCCGACGCGAAGGTCGATGACCCCGTCGCGGGCGCTCCGGGGCAGATCGTCGTGAACGGCTCGGTCGCGGCCGGGTCCGAGCCGCAGCTCAAGACATTCCTGCTGCGCGACCCGTCGACCTTCGCGCGCACCGCCTTCATCGAGGCGCTCGGACGCGCCGGCGTCTCCGTCGCAGCCGACCCGCTCGCGATCAACGACTCGTCGACGCTGCCCGCGGCGACGACGGTCGACGCCCTGCCGGAGGTCGCTCAGCTGGTGTCGCTCCCCCTCTCAGAAGAGGCCACGTACGTCATGAAGATCAGCTACAACCGCGGCGCGCAGACGCTCATCTGCCTCCTCGCGGTGGATGCCGGCAAGAAGGACTGCGAGGACGGACTCGGTGTCGCGGGGCAGCTCTGGGCCGATGCCGGACTCGACAGCGACGGCGCCTCGCTCGTCGACGGGTCCGGTCTCGCCGGCAACTACATCACGGCCGCCAACGGGGTCGAGCTCCAGCGCGTCATGGCCGCCCGTTCCGACGCCGACCAGTGGAAGAGCACGATGCCCATCCTCGGCGTGGACGGGTCCCTCGCGAGCGTGCAGGCCGACTCCCCCGCGGCAGACAAGGTGTTCGCCAAGACGGGCACGCTCGTCGGCGGCGACCTCATGAACGGCCGGACGAGACTCAACACGAAGGCGCTCGGCGGCGTCATGGAGGCGGAGTCCGGCCGGCGCCTGGCCTTCGTGATCATCGTCAACCAGGGATTCGTCGACGGAATCCAGGGCGTGCTGGCCGCCAACGACGACGTGGGAGCCGTCGCGGCGGCCATCCAGCAGGCCTACTGAGCGGATGCCGCGGGCGCGCCCTCACTCGACGACGAACCCGTCGCCGGGGCCGAAGCGTTCGACGAGGCGGCGCCCTCTGCGATCCCGCGACCGACCGCCTGACCCTGGATGATGGCGCCGAGGTCGAGACCGGTCGCCGCACGCACGCTGTCGAACGTGGCGGTGAGGCTGGAGGACTGCTCGCGGGCCAGATGGGTCGCGGCGGTGTCGCCGCCGACGAGGGTGATGCTTCCGACCTTCTCGTAACCCTTGGCGAACTCCGCCATGAGCTGCGGCAGCTGGCCGATGACCTCGCGGGCGAGGATCGCATCCTGGTTGGCGCGCAGCGCCTCCGCCTCAGCGGCGATGGCCTCGGCGGCCGCATTACCCCGCAGGCGGACCGACTCGGCTTCGGCTTCGGCCTTCAGCCGGACGGCGGTGGCCTCGGCCTCCGCCTGGACCCGCACGGCGGCGGCCTCGGCCGATGCCGACGCCTCCCGCGCCTTGGCCTGGGCGTTCACGGCGTACGCCTCGGCGTCGGCGCGCTCCTGGGCGACCTTGCGATCGGCCTCGGCGCTCTTCTGACGCTTGTAGGTCTCGGCGTCCGTGGCCGACTGCTGGCGGTACTTGTCGGCGTCGGCGGAGGTCTGCTGCTTGTACTTGTCGGCGTCGGCGACCTTCTTCACCTCGGCGTCCAGTCGCGCCTGGGTGTTGTTGGCCTCCTGCAGCAGGACGCCCTGCTCGGCCTCGGCACGGGCGAGGTTCTCGGCCTGCTCGGCCTGGGCGTTCGCGCGACCGACCTCGGACTTCGCTGCAGCGCTGTTCTTGTCGAGCGCGGTCTGCTCGATGAGGTTGGCCTCGTCGGCGGCCAGCTGGCGCTTCTTGACCTCGCGGAGCGCGTCGATCTCGGCCACGTCGGCCTCGCGCTTCACGCGCTGGACCTCCTTGGCGCCGAGCGCGGAGATGTAGTTGTTCTTGTCGGTGATCCCCTGGATCGCGAAGGAGTCGAGCACCAGGCCCTGCGCCAGCAGGTCGCCCGAGATCCCCTCGGCGATCTCGTCGCTGAGCTTCTGGCGGTCCTGCATGACCTGCTCCACCGTCAGCTTGGCGACGACGCCGCGGAGCGCGCCCTCCAGCTGCTCCGTGGTGAAGATGACGATCGCCTCGTCCTGAGAGGCGAAGCGCTCCGCCGCCCGGCGGACCTGGTCGGGCGTCGAGCCGATCTTGACCAGGGCCACACCTGTCAGGTCGATCGTCACCCCGTTGATGGTCTGCGCGGTCGGCTCGAACTTGATCTGGCGCGAGCGGAGCGAGACCTTGTCGGAGCGCTGCGTGAGCTTGTTCACGAACGCGCCGCGACCGCTGATGACGGTCATTTTGTTGGCTTCGCCCTCGGTGCTGTCGCGGGCCTTCTTGCCGACGATCACGATGGCCTCGTCGGCCTTGGGCACCTGGTACCAGGCGCGGAACAGGATGAAGCCGATCAGCAGGATCAGCAGGACGACAGCGACGGCGACGCCGATGCCGATGAGGGCGAACAGGTCCATGGGGTGGTGTCTCCTGATGGGGGCGCCGCCGGATGCGAGCCGATATATCGAACCTATGCGTTCGCGATGAGGTTCGCCTCCTTGTGGCGTCGCCCGAAGCCGAATCGTCCGCGCACGGACGGTGAAGCCGAGCCGCCCCGCCGTCAGCCGAAGCTGAGCTGTCCTCTCACGATGGAGTCGCCCGAGTGCGTGGGATCGCCGTCCACCGGCTCGTCGGAGATGTCCACGAGCACGTACCGGTCGAGATCGACGCCGGACGGGATGGGGAAGGTGCCCTCGTCGCCGTCGAGCACCCCGAGACTGACCAGTGCCGTCGCGTCGGCGGTGATGAGCCACACCTCGCGGTAGCCGCTCGGATCGTCGGGGACGTTCAGCGTGACGGTGACCGTGTCGGCGCCGTCGCTGTCGCGGTCCACGACCGCGGTGCCGCTGGCACCGGGGTGGTCGGGGAACGCGTCCAGCGCGGCCTGCGCGACCGGCGTCGGGGCGAGCTGACGCACCACGGCCCACGTGCCGCCGCCGACACCCAGGACGAGCACGACCGCGGCGGCCAGCATCCACGGGGCGCGGAACGCCGGGCGCCGTCCGCCGGCACGGCGCGACCGTCGCGTCACGGTGTCGGCCGTCCGGGCCGGAGCCGACTCGGGCCGTCCCGCGGGCTCGGCCGTCGCGGAAGCGGCGGGCGCAGCATCCGCCCGTACGTCCTCACTCAGCTGCAGCTCGTCGGCGATGCGCGTCCAGACGACCGGAGCCGGCGTGTCGAGCTCCCCCACGTCGATGGTCGCGCGCCCCACGTCCACGGCATGGCGCAGGCGCGAGAGCTCCTCGCGGCAGCCGGAGCAGTCGTCGATGTGCGCGCGGTCCTCGGGCGACGCGACCGGCTCGCCCATCGCCATGAGGGCGAGGATCTCGGATTCAAGATGCGACATGGGTCACCTCCAGACGTGTCTTCAGGCGAAGCAGACTTCGGCGGATATGGCTCTTCACCGTTCCGAGCGGCATCTGCAGGCGGTCGGAGATCTCCTGGTGCGTGAGATCGTCGAAGAAGGCCAGGCGCATGACGCGCTGCGCGTCCGGCTCCAGACGCTCGAGCTCCCCTGCGACCAGTATCGTCTCGCCGAGGTCGATCTCCGGACCGTGGACCTCATCGACCAGGGCGGTGCGCTGAAGCTCCTCGTGCAGGGCCCGGATGCGGGCACGCGCCTCGTGCGTGTCGGCGATGCGCCGCTTCGCGATGGCGATCAGCCACGTCGACAGCTTCGCCTTCGCGGGATCGAACGACGAACGCGACGTCCACGCCGACACGAAGGTCTTCTGCGTGGCGTCCTCGGCATCGCTGCGATCGCCGAGCGACCGTATCGCGAAGGTGTACACGACCGGCGACCAGCGCCGGTAGATCTCCGCCAGCGCCCGCTCGTCACCGGCACGGAACCGCGCGTCGAGGGCCGACTCGGCGTCCCCGGCTGCGTCATCCATGGGCTCGCCTCCGATCACGACATCGGCGTCGCGACCAGGACGACGTTATCGCGGTAGTGGCCGGTGGACGCATCGAACTCTCCCCCGCACGTCACCAGCACCAGAGAGGCCGGGCCGGTGCGCGCGAAGAGCATGTCGGTGTCGAGGTCGGTCTTGGCGTAGTACGTCACCGTCTCCACCGCCCAGCGCGACTCGACGCCGGCGGCGGACGTCACACGCACCTCGGCTCCTTCGGGAGCATCCCGCAGCGATGCGAAGGGGCCGATCGGGTAATCGGGCGAGTCGATGTGGGCCGCGATGACCGTATTGCCAGCACCCGTGCTCGGCTCGGGGCCGAAGCGGTACCAGCCACCGATCGCGGGGTCCTCGGGGATCTCCATGAAGCCCGTGCCGTCGACGCCGACGGGAACGATCGGGACGTCGATGCCCAGGGCCTCGATGGCCACGCCGGCCGGCGGATCGGATGCTGCGACCGGGGCCGCCGTGGCGGCGGTCCGCGGCACATCCACCGTCGCCGTGGGACGAACGGTCGGCGTGGGCGACGGGGTCGGAGTCGGGGCGGCCGTCTCGACCGGCGCCGTCGCCGGGGGCGCCGGCGTGGAGCAGCCCGCCAGCAGAAGGGCGGCCAGGACGACAGGAAGGAAGCGTTTCACCGGATACCTCGGGTGGGATGCCGGCCGCGGATCACCTGAGCACGTGATCCGCGGCCGAACTCTGTGGACGTTGCAGGTCGCGGGCCGCGCTGGGGGACGCGGCCCGCGACCGCACGATCAGGACTCGACGCGGCGGCGGCGCACCAGCACCGTCGTGGCGACACCGGCCGCAACGACGAGCGCGGAGCCCGTCAGCCAGAGAGCCTGGTTCTGGGCGTCCCGCTGCGCGGCGTAACCGGCCGTGCCGGAGGGCACGCCACCCGGGTTCGAGTGGGCCGTCGGAACCTCCTGCACAGCGAGGGCGAGGTTGCCGTCAGCGGCGCTGCCCCACGCGTAGACGACGGTCAGGGTGCCGTCCTTGATGGCGACGTCTGCCGGGCCGATCACCGGGTCGGTGGTTCCGGCCAGCGCGACGGCGGCCGAGACCGTCCCGGCGGGCAGGTTCAGCGTCGCCTCGTTCGGGTTCTCGAGCATCTGCACGACCGGCGAGCCGCCCGCGAGGATGTCGACGGCGGGAGCCGCAGCCGTGTGGCGGACGGTCAGACGACCTTCGCCGGCCTTGGTCGCGCTGATGTCGTTCGTGAACGCGTTGAGGGCGGGGTTGCCCGAGGCGTCGAGGTTCGCCACGGCGGTGTAGCTGGTGTCAGCGGCCAGGTTCAGCGTGACGGGGCCGAGCAGCGGTGCGCTGGCGTCGGCTGCGTCGGCGGCGGTGACGGCGACCACGTGCTCGCCGGCGGGCACGTCGAGCGGGCCGGCCAGGGTGCCGGGCGTGAAGTCGTCGAGGGTGAGGGCGCCGTCCACGTAGACGTCGACGGTGAGGCCGGGGATGGCGTGCAGGACCGACAGGTCTGCAGAGGACGACGAGATGGCGTTGGCGGGCAGGGCGACGCCGGCGGCCAGCACGATGCCGGCTGCGAGTCCGGCGGTGAGAGTCTTGCGCACGATTTCCTCCTTGACGGGGGGCGGGGGGTCCGCCCGTGTTGTGGAGTTGTTCCGGCGGATGTCGCCGCCTGGATGCACCTGCAGGAGAAAAGTTCCGGAGCCCGTCAGCCGATGCCTTCTCGATAGGGTCGGATCATGACAGAGCCCGAAGAGACATCGGATGCCGGACTCGACCGCTACGTCATCGGCGGGGTGGTCGCGGGTCCGGTCATCGGCATCCTCATCGGGATGATCTTCCCCGCAATCGGCATCGGCTTCGGCATCGCCATGGGGCTGTCGCTGGGCATCGTCGCCGGTGTGATCCTCTGGTTCTTCCGCCGGCCGCGTCGCTGACCACCGCGTAGAGTGCGCGGTATGGCCGACGTCACGATCACCGTCCGCGGCGAGCACGAGACCCGCATCGCGCCCGAGCAGGGCATCGCCCGCATCACCGTGCGCGATGAGGGGCCGGAGCGCGCTCCCGTCCTCGAGCGGATCTCCGTCCTCGCACTCCCCCTCCGCGACGACCTCGCGTCGCGCCTGGCCGCCGGCACGATCGTGGAGTGGTCGAGCGGCCGCGCCGCCGTCTGGTCGGACCGCCCGTGGAACGCGGAGGGCACCCGGCTCGCCCTCGTGCACTACGCCACGATCGACATCTCCGCGACGTTCTCCGATGTGGCGGCGCTGTCGACGTGGCTCTCCGACGTCGCCGAGCGCGACGGCGTGCAGGTCGGCGGCGTGGAATGGGTCCTCACGCCGGCCACCCGCGCCGCTCGCGAGCAGGAGGTCGCGACCGAGGCCGTCCAGGTGGCGGTCGCCCGCGCCACCGCCTATGCCCGGGCGATCGGTCGCGAGACGGTCACCCCCGTCGAGATCGCCGACGTCGGGCTGCTGGGCCACGGCGATGCGCCGGGCATGCCCGCGTCACCGAAGATGATGCGCGCCGCCTTCGGGGCGATGGACGCGTCGTCGGGCCCGGCGATGCAGTTCCAGCCCGAGGAGATCACCCTGACCGCGGCGGTCGAAGCCCGCTTCACGGCCGCCTGACCGCGGCGGTGGGCTCGTCGGCGAAGCGCAGACGCGCTACTCGCCCAGGCGGTTCTTGGAGCGCATCGCGCGCTCGGCCTCGCGCTTGTCCTGGCGCTCGCGCAACGTCTGGCGCTTGTCCCACTCGTGCTTGCCCTTGGCGATGGCGATCTCGACCTTGGCGCGCCCGTCGGAGAAGTACAGCTTCAGCGGGATCAGCGTGTAGCCGCCGGCCGACACCGCGTGGGAGAGCTTGATGATCTCCTCCTTGTGCAGGAGGAGCTTGCGGGTGCGCTTGGTGGAGTGGTTCGTCCAGTGGCCCTGCGAGTACTCCGGGATGTGCACGGCGTCGAGGAAGGCCTGCCCTCCGTCGATGTAGGCGTACCCGTCCGACAGGTTCGCGCGGCCCTGCCGCAGCGACTTGACCTCGGTGCCGGTCAGCACCAATCCCGCCTCGTACGACTTCTCGATGTTGTACTCGTGGCGCGCGCGACGGTTGGTCGCGATGACCTTCTCGCCGCGTTCCCTGGGCATGTCGTACCGTTCCGTGAGCTGTTGCGATGACGCCGCGCGAGCGCGCGGCAGCCCATCAGTCTATCAGCGGGTGCGCGCTCCGGGCGAAGACGTCACGCCCGCAGCCAGCGGCGGATGGCGAATCCGGCCGAGATCGCCGCCAGCACCACGCCGATCACGATGATCACCGGTATGACGACCCAGGCGTCGCTCATGCCTATCCACGTGGTGACGAAGTCGATCCGCTCCCGCAGATACTGGTTCACCCCGAAGTGCACGATCGCCACGACCGCCCCCGACGCGAGCACCGAGCCGATGAAGGCCGCGAACACGCCCTCGAGGATGAACGGGGTCTGGATGAACCGATTGGATGCCCCGACCAGGCGCATGATGCCGATCTCCCGTCGTCGCGCGAAAGCCGACAGGCGGATCGTCGTGGCGATGAGGAGGACGGCCGCGACGAGCATGAGGCCGGCGATCCCCACCGCGATGTAGGTGGCGACGGTGAGACCGGAGAACAGCGGTTCGAGGTATTGGAGCTGGTCCTTCACCTCCTCGACACCGGCCT is part of the Microbacterium lemovicicum genome and encodes:
- a CDS encoding VOC family protein — translated: MDHVLGGYPIDVILLVKDLDRARKFYSEGLELALIEGNDTTLSFRCGGTRLKLSLSTTGTKDEQTQASWRVDDVRAAVAWLRSRGIEPQEYDTDEIKTTDGVADAGDAWVAWIMDPDANVLGIEQKKPSNA
- the dacB gene encoding D-alanyl-D-alanine carboxypeptidase/D-alanyl-D-alanine endopeptidase, translating into MAAHPSSASAASYALTRGRPVRRAATVLALMVSATLMTSCFGGTAETGVQSGVPATSDLPDAAVQVMEKPEYVNAAWHISVSDLETGSTLIDLAGDVMAEPASFTKSYSVGAAWLRWGPDHTVTTPVKRTGEVTGGVLAGDLVLVGKGDLTLGGRTKADGTVDFANFDHNDANPVPGATLTPEDPLTGLDDLAAQVRASGITSVTGGVTVDDRLFQGQLAGEPITPIIVNQNILDVLITPGQPGAPATVELTPAVAPWQIVSNVTTVAAGADAKVDDPVAGAPGQIVVNGSVAAGSEPQLKTFLLRDPSTFARTAFIEALGRAGVSVAADPLAINDSSTLPAATTVDALPEVAQLVSLPLSEEATYVMKISYNRGAQTLICLLAVDAGKKDCEDGLGVAGQLWADAGLDSDGASLVDGSGLAGNYITAANGVELQRVMAARSDADQWKSTMPILGVDGSLASVQADSPAADKVFAKTGTLVGGDLMNGRTRLNTKALGGVMEAESGRRLAFVIIVNQGFVDGIQGVLAANDDVGAVAAAIQQAY
- a CDS encoding SPFH domain-containing protein; the encoded protein is MDLFALIGIGVAVAVVLLILLIGFILFRAWYQVPKADEAIVIVGKKARDSTEGEANKMTVISGRGAFVNKLTQRSDKVSLRSRQIKFEPTAQTINGVTIDLTGVALVKIGSTPDQVRRAAERFASQDEAIVIFTTEQLEGALRGVVAKLTVEQVMQDRQKLSDEIAEGISGDLLAQGLVLDSFAIQGITDKNNYISALGAKEVQRVKREADVAEIDALREVKKRQLAADEANLIEQTALDKNSAAAKSEVGRANAQAEQAENLARAEAEQGVLLQEANNTQARLDAEVKKVADADKYKQQTSADADKYRQQSATDAETYKRQKSAEADRKVAQERADAEAYAVNAQAKAREASASAEAAAVRVQAEAEATAVRLKAEAEAESVRLRGNAAAEAIAAEAEALRANQDAILAREVIGQLPQLMAEFAKGYEKVGSITLVGGDTAATHLAREQSSSLTATFDSVRAATGLDLGAIIQGQAVGRGIAEGAASSNASAPATGSSSSEGAPAASAQ
- a CDS encoding anti-sigma factor, which gives rise to MSHLESEILALMAMGEPVASPEDRAHIDDCSGCREELSRLRHAVDVGRATIDVGELDTPAPVVWTRIADELQLSEDVRADAAPAASATAEPAGRPESAPARTADTVTRRSRRAGGRRPAFRAPWMLAAAVVLVLGVGGGTWAVVRQLAPTPVAQAALDAFPDHPGASGTAVVDRDSDGADTVTVTLNVPDDPSGYREVWLITADATALVSLGVLDGDEGTFPIPSGVDLDRYVLVDISDEPVDGDPTHSGDSIVRGQLSFG
- a CDS encoding RNA polymerase sigma factor — translated: MDDAAGDAESALDARFRAGDERALAEIYRRWSPVVYTFAIRSLGDRSDAEDATQKTFVSAWTSRSSFDPAKAKLSTWLIAIAKRRIADTHEARARIRALHEELQRTALVDEVHGPEIDLGETILVAGELERLEPDAQRVMRLAFFDDLTHQEISDRLQMPLGTVKSHIRRSLLRLKTRLEVTHVAS
- a CDS encoding class F sortase, coding for MKRFLPVVLAALLLAGCSTPAPPATAPVETAAPTPTPSPTPTVRPTATVDVPRTAATAAPVAASDPPAGVAIEALGIDVPIVPVGVDGTGFMEIPEDPAIGGWYRFGPEPSTGAGNTVIAAHIDSPDYPIGPFASLRDAPEGAEVRVTSAAGVESRWAVETVTYYAKTDLDTDMLFARTGPASLVLVTCGGEFDASTGHYRDNVVLVATPMS
- a CDS encoding DUF4397 domain-containing protein, translated to MRKTLTAGLAAGIVLAAGVALPANAISSSSADLSVLHAIPGLTVDVYVDGALTLDDFTPGTLAGPLDVPAGEHVVAVTAADAADASAPLLGPVTLNLAADTSYTAVANLDASGNPALNAFTNDISATKAGEGRLTVRHTAAAPAVDILAGGSPVVQMLENPNEATLNLPAGTVSAAVALAGTTDPVIGPADVAIKDGTLTVVYAWGSAADGNLALAVQEVPTAHSNPGGVPSGTAGYAAQRDAQNQALWLTGSALVVAAGVATTVLVRRRRVES
- a CDS encoding SIMPL domain-containing protein translates to MADVTITVRGEHETRIAPEQGIARITVRDEGPERAPVLERISVLALPLRDDLASRLAAGTIVEWSSGRAAVWSDRPWNAEGTRLALVHYATIDISATFSDVAALSTWLSDVAERDGVQVGGVEWVLTPATRAAREQEVATEAVQVAVARATAYARAIGRETVTPVEIADVGLLGHGDAPGMPASPKMMRAAFGAMDASSGPAMQFQPEEITLTAAVEARFTAA
- the smpB gene encoding SsrA-binding protein SmpB, translating into MPRERGEKVIATNRRARHEYNIEKSYEAGLVLTGTEVKSLRQGRANLSDGYAYIDGGQAFLDAVHIPEYSQGHWTNHSTKRTRKLLLHKEEIIKLSHAVSAGGYTLIPLKLYFSDGRAKVEIAIAKGKHEWDKRQTLRERQDKREAERAMRSKNRLGE